ACGAGGCAGAGTTAATGTTAGGCTGGAGATATGGGGACAGACACCGGAATTTAAGGTTTCAAGATGAGCATGACTAAAACCTAATAAATGGAGTGCAAGTTGAGTATCGTAACTCATGAAGCTGAAGTGGAAGTAAGGATATcacacaagtcatccccaagagggagagtttcaagtatcttgggtcaaTAATCCAAGGTAAatgggagattgacgaggatatCACACACAATATTGGAGCAGAGTGGATGAAATAGAATCTTGCTTCAGGTGTCTTGTGTAATAAGAATGTGCTAGCAAGACTTAAAGGTAAATTCTACGAAGTGGTAGTTAGACTGACTATGCTGTATAGGGCGGAGTTGGCCAATCAAGaacatgtccagaagatgaaagtaacgGAGATAATGATGCTGAGATGGATGTTTGAGCATTTACTAGAATAGATAGGGtcaggaatgaagatattcggcaCTAGGTGAAGGATAAGATACGGGAAGTGAGGTTGGAATAATGCAGACATGTGATGAGGAGGTGGTCATACActgtgaggaggtgtgagaggttgaatATGGTGGGCCTGCAGAAAGGTAGAGTAAGACCAAAGACGTATTGGGGAGAAGTATTAGGCAGGACGTGACACTTCTTTAGCTGACTAAGAACATGACCCTTTATAGAAGGTTGTGAAcgtcgaggattaaggtagaagATTAGTAGTAATAGTGTGTTCTTCCTTTCTAGTTTTAGTATTATTCTTGTTTTGTCTTATGCTTGGATTTCTACTATTACTTGATGTTGTTTCTCCTTTGATTTGTTACTATCTAGTTGTATTGTTTTTCCATGTTTTATATTTCAATATGCTTTACTATCAGGTTTGTGCTTGCCTGAGCCTGGGAACTATCAGAAATAACATCTCTACTTGCACAAAGTAACAATAAGGTTTATGTATACACTACCAGCCTTAGACTCCCCTTGTCGGAATACATTGGGTATGTCGTTTTAATGCCATTGCAATATCATCTACGGGATGATTGAAATTAAAAGGAATTTCAATTTTGTAGTACCTGGCAACTGACGAGACGTATTAACAAGCTAAGAACCTTGATATTACGATTACTTGATTTTTATGTAATTATTAACTAATCGTAATGTCAACCTTTAACATTATGTGATCCTCTGGTACGTCTACGTGATAACTCTATTAAAATTTAAACCCTGATCTCCTATAATTCTACCCAGTATGCTAACGGCTCGCCCACGAATTAGTTGCATTACACACATTAATATTAAAGATTTTGTTCTGTCCTCTTAGACGTTTATTATGTTGTCACTATTGCTTGTCAATCTGAATTGTTACATTTAAGCTGTCACTATTACTTGCAAAATCGAATTGCGGTATGGAATTGCTTAAAACTCAAATAGTTGAGACATTATCTAACGTACAACAACCATTACTCGCAAAATATGATACATGAGATGCAATTAAACTAGACTGATGTAAAAAAAGATACTGGATATACTAATCTTGTTTCACATTGCAATTTCTGTGAGGAACAAATCCATCTACGAGTTTATCCAACCCTTTGCACAGAATTATTGCCCATTTTTGGTCATTTGTCTATTACAATACGAAGATCATTTGAGACTATTACAAACAAAGCAAAGCTTGCTCACCGTACAAGGTTTTGAACGTCCAACAAGACAAAAAGTTCAGTTTCTTTTCCAACGCCTTAGATTCTTCCAATCTCCACCAATATGTAGCCAGTGATATCTTGGTTCGTCCTATTGATTTGTCCTGTGTCAAATACAGAGGAGAAAAAAAAGGTTTACATAATACAACTTAAGACTGCAACGCAATAGAGTTGGTAACAAGAAAAAATATGGACATAAAACGAACATTCACCTCTCTCGTAACACAACATAGCTCGTTCCTGTACCGGTCTTCTGTATCTTGGAGATCTTCCTCAATACATCAGCAAAAGCAGCCTTATCCTGCACCAATATAATTAATGTGGTCACGTAAGGGAGGGAGGAACCTACAATATCACAAGTAAAAGGAGTTCCGAAACTTGGCTGACATGCAGCTATGCTGAGGACATCTAGTTGTGCTTTACATTTTTGGGATGCTTATATACAAAATCAACTCAAATATGAAGAGGATCAGATGCATCAGCTATAGGTCAGTGAGCCACAATGGACAATTCTATCTCGATAAACCAGCCTTGTCATACCTCTTTACATTTTAAACGAGATTTAAATTGGCTGACAAGATCCTGTGTGGTCACTGGTTTTCTCTGCAATAGAACAGCTCTAATTTCTTCTTCAGTAACAGGACCTGTGGCAGGACTTGGAGCCGTTTTGGAAGAGGGTGATGCACCCTTTGGGAGAACACTGTTCTTCGCAGTAGACGGAGTTTCATCTTTCCCAGGTTTGGCATCCTGCACGATATGAATGGAAGGAGATCAGCAATAATATAACAGGAGAAAGGAAATAATTCCTCCTTAGAAAATCAAGAAAATGGTTATGGACATGTTAGTCGTAACATCATAGTTCTGATAAACAGTAACTGCAAATCAACTTTCCGACTTGGCGTTTCTTCCTTCTCCTAAATTCTTCAGACTAAAAGGACCACAAGTGGTTTTCCAGGTGGTTATGAAACTTATGCCTTGCCAGCATCATATTCCCATGCAAAGGACATATCACGCCAAAAGCAAATAAATATTATAGTTAGTAATTTCGTACCGTTTCTGTTTTCACTTTTTTCAAGGGAGCACCATTGGTTGGTTTTGAGTCATCACCATTAGCTTTTCTTTTAGTCTTAGCTGATTTTGAAGTTGGAGTTCCACGAGTGGGTCCAGAAGCAGATGGTTTCGAAGGACTGCTGGTGTCGATCGGTTCTTCTTTAGGAGCTTCCTTCGGCTTAGGAGCTAATACAGGTGAAATATCCTCTTCTGTCTGATGAAGACAGAACAAGAGAAGACAATTCAGATGGATTTTAAAACCATGGAATGGAAAAACATAATTACTCCTGTCAAAACTAACAAATGGAGAAAACCGCCTACTTAGATCATTCCCAACCAGGATAAGGAAAATAGCGCATAAAAAGTAAAAAGAGACCTTCACTTAGCAACCAATAATGAATCAAAACTTACATCATCGTCATCGTCGTCATCCTCAGCATCTGATTCATTCAACCCATTAGCTTTTCCAAGCAACTTTTTCAGCTCTTTACCAGATTTACTCAGACCCCCTCCCTCTTCATCACCTTCATCCTCGTCTTCGTCATCCTAACCACACGGAGAAGGGACAAAAGTTATTATATAAGAGCTTCACAACTGCAGAGAAGAACGTTAAAACACAAAATACAGAACAAAATACAAGAGCACACTTTCTCGATCCATGGTCCTACTAAATCCCCGTCCCAATTAGTAGTACTTACTATTCACATATACGATATCATTTAAACATAGAAGTGGAGCTCCTTCTGACAACAAATGATATTCCCCGCAAAGTTTATGGAACTAAGAACAAGTACACTGGTCCATTTTCAAGATCATTTTTAGTATTCAGAAAAAGGAAATTGTATCACAACAGATATACATTCACTTACACTTTAATAAGCGCTGGGCAAAGGCTCCCTACATCCTATTGGCAACAAAACCACACTCAAGGCCAGAAAAAACATTATAGACTATTTTTTTAATGTATGATCTTAATGGTCAGGAAGCCAATTCTCAACTCTCTTGCTTTGTCGCTATCTGATTCCCTTGATGAGGGTAGTTAACTTGAATGTCACATCATAAAAACTGACAAGAAAAAAGTTACATTGCACATTTGGAGCAACAGGAAAAATTCCTACAATATTTTCTTATTATAGTAATCCTTCAAGTAATGCCTTTTGTAGGATGTCAAAGTTTTTTAACAAGGTAAAAAGTTTTGTAATCTGAGGGAGTCCAGTCCCAGTAGCCAGAAAAGTGTCTAAACGACCAAACTTATTTTACTGGCAGAGCAAACAAAAATACGGCAAATATATGGCACTGGCTTTTTGTATAAGATAGTTATCCAATAACTTCCATACCACAAATACATGTCACATAGTCCTGCAGGGTGCAGCATGATGTAAAATTATTTACTATCAGAATTTGCAAATCCCACACATAACTAACCTGCTTAATCTCTGGAGGAGCAGGAATTTCAGGAGCCAAATCTTCCCTCTCCTCAGGATCATTCCCAACAGCTTCATCATCATCCGTAAAAATCTCTTCATGCTCCCAATCATCCCCTGAAAGAAATGAGAGACCTTCAGCAGAAACAaaagaaatttgaaaacaaaaGCTGATCAAATGGTCAAGGAACAACCTAATGCACAAGCTAATCTGCGCCCCCAAGCCTCaacgaaaaagaaaaacagaaccACAGATGAACAATGTCCCACTCTAGAGTGAAACAATAATAACAGTCGTTAGTCTGTTAGAAGCCATTTCCTATTCTCAAAAGTAGGAAAGGATAAGAGATGTTTGTGAACTGCAGTAATTCGTGGACACTTAATTTACAAGAAAAAGATGCAAACAATTTAAAATGATGATATAAAAGAGAAAATACCAGGAGAGCCCTATCATGCTAGCTGATAGCTAGACGGAGGAATGATATTGGGCTTTCCAACATAACCATTAAGAATGAAAATGCATATCATAGATCATTAAATAGTTGGGAAGCAATCTCGAATGTGCAATGCAAGGCATTCTAGGAAGAAGAAAGACTGACCTTtttcaatatcatcatcatccAGGTCAAGATCACCCCCTCTGGGAccctcttcatcatcatcagcGCCTCTTTTGTTGAGTCCCAACCTGCTTTTTCTAGCAGCCTCCTCTTCCTCATCTTCATCCCCATGGTCCGAACCGTTGCCTTCGTCCTCATCACCAGAAGTTTTCTTACGCCCCCTTGTCCCACCAGATCCACTTTCCTTGTCATCAAATCTTTCTACTTCACCGAAGGCAGCAGGTCCATTATTTGCTGCTTTCATCATCCATCTCTGGTACCCATCTGcagttttccttctatttttcattttctccTCTGCTTCCTCCAGAGTAAGTTGCTTATATTGGGCAACTTTGTTGAAGTTGTACCTAATGATTTCAACGGAAAAAATGAATAGATGCAGATCCAGAATCTAAACGAAGCTGCAGAATACTTTTGGCGTCAATGCTACAGAAACAACAAAAACTAAGATGCGTACCAAGAACCAGCTGGAATAGCAACCAACTCTTCACCCTGCATCATCAATAGATAATATTGTGCTGACTGTGCTCCCTCAAGCTGACCATGGAACTGAAATTGACCGGTTTCATCCTCTAATAGCCACGGTTTATTCTTGTACTTTTCCTGCAATTCATAGAAAATAAAGGTCGTAAATGAACTCATAATCATTCAATAGGAGAAAAAAGAGCCCTGCcaccaaaaatcataattttataagAGTAGAACAGGCACCCATAGTAGCATATCTATGATCCAAGACGCGGAGCATGTGGTCTCTATTAGTTATTACATTGCTCACAAAAAAAAAGATACCTTTTGATAAATATAATTAAGAACCTTCTATCTAATTATATTTCTCATGCTTCTGCATAAAAGGCTCAACGGAATAGGGCGAAGTACTCCCTCAGCATCAAGCGGGAAGTGGTGAACCACCAACTGTGCCAAAAACGTGGAGAATACTACCAAGTGAATTAGTCAACATCCAAGTGATCCATAGTGTCAGTGTTTCAAAGAAAACCAACGATCTAGCTCCAGGGATTTGGTTCAATAGTAAAGATAGTACAACACTAAATGTATATAGGCAAATGTCAAGAGTTCGAATTCTAACTGGTGAAGTGAGTCTGGCATTtgagtggagaagggtagaggggtgGGTTGATTATCCATCAAGTTTTGGAGGATTCTCGATGATTAAAAAAAGAAACCAAACATTTATGGCGTTGAAGAAGAAATTGAGTCAAACGAGACACCAACTCGAAAATCAAGGAAAAGTCCACTCTAACAAGTCGCAAATCAATGGTAAGAATTCAATGCAAATAACAGTTGCAATTCTCATTTATTTTCTATAGCTAGCTCAAAAGTCCTAGTACTATATTTCACCCATAGACATTAGAAGTTGCTTCAAGTTGCCTGCTAGGGTGCACATTTGGTCAGTCCGATCAATCTGGGTTAATTCAGTGTGATGCTtggactctccgaaaatgttgATTGGTGCGTGTaagatcctccaaaagtagtgcattaTTGGAGGATCCAACCGGGGTGCGGCAGCGGTTTTGGAGAGTCCGTGCAGCATAGAATTCAGTTAGCTTCATTCATCGTTGATTTGTATGTATGCATAACCATCACCAAATCGAGACCGATCGGTTTCTTTTTACTCTCTTTTGGTTCGACTTTTTGCCTAAGACTTCGAATTGATGCTTCAAAAACACA
The sequence above is drawn from the Nicotiana tabacum cultivar K326 chromosome 13, ASM71507v2, whole genome shotgun sequence genome and encodes:
- the LOC107777849 gene encoding transcription initiation factor IIF subunit alpha — translated: MSIDLVLKPSCSRCGSTSELYGSTCKHLTLCMSCGKNMAETRDKCYECGTPITRLIREYNVRACSSNDKNYFIARFASGLPNFSKKKNESKWTLQKEGLQGRQVTDTLREKYKNKPWLLEDETGQFQFHGQLEGAQSAQYYLLMMQGEELVAIPAGSWYNFNKVAQYKQLTLEEAEEKMKNRRKTADGYQRWMMKAANNGPAAFGEVERFDDKESGSGGTRGRKKTSGDEDEGNGSDHGDEDEEEEAARKSRLGLNKRGADDDEEGPRGGDLDLDDDDIEKGDDWEHEEIFTDDDEAVGNDPEEREDLAPEIPAPPEIKQDDEDEDEGDEEGGGLSKSGKELKKLLGKANGLNESDAEDDDDDDDTEEDISPVLAPKPKEAPKEEPIDTSSPSKPSASGPTRGTPTSKSAKTKRKANGDDSKPTNGAPLKKVKTETDAKPGKDETPSTAKNSVLPKGASPSSKTAPSPATGPVTEEEIRAVLLQRKPVTTQDLVSQFKSRLKCKEDKAAFADVLRKISKIQKTGTGTSYVVLRERTNQ